ATCTCATTGAGTTGTTTGATCTGAGTTTCAACAAGTTTACTGGTTCAATACCAATGGAGATCTTCAACATATCAGGGATGAGAGAGATTCAACTTATATTCAATAATCTGACAGGAACCCTCCCATTAGACATAGGTTCTACGTTACCCAACATTGAAGTTCTTCGTCTGAGCAACTTAAATCTTTCTGGGACTATACCTCATTCTCTCTCCAATTGTTCCAAACTGACTAGTCTAGACCTTTCTTTCAATAGACTCACCGGTTTGATTCCCAACTCCCTCGGTCTTTTGACTCGTATACAGTCCCTAGGCTTGGATGTAAACAATTTAATGAGCGACACTAGGTTAAGCTTCTTGACTTCCTTGTCAAATTGTAGAGatttaaaatttctttttctATCTTCAAACCCTCTATATGGTGTGCTTCCAGCCTCACTAGGGAACCTTTCTGTCACTTCTCTTCTAAGGTTTAGAGCTACTGATTGCAGAATTAAAGGGGAACTTccaaaaggaattgggaacttaAGTAGCTTATTAGAGCTTGATCTTTCTGAAAATGGCTTAGCTGGATCAATTCCCACAACAATTAGCAACTTGAGATTCCTTCAGAGTTGTAAGTTGAGTCACAATAAACTTTCTGGATTTACTCAAATCGATCTATGTAAATTGCAGAACTTGGGTTATTTACACTTGACCCAAAATCAACTTTCAGGATCTCTTCCTAATTGTATAGGGAACTTAACTTCCCTTCAGGAGTTATTTCTAGGTTCCAACAAATACCGTTCAGACATACCAGCAAGCATAGGGAACCTAATAAATCTCTTGAAGCTAGACTTATCTTCAAACAACTTGGGTGGCTCTTTACCTCCGGAAATCGGAAATCTAAAAGCCGTGATATATATTGATCTATCAATGaatacactctcaaatggcattCCTGGAGGAATTGGTAGCTTGCAAAATCTAATACACCTGTCTTTGAGAGACAATAAATTGCAAGGATCAATACCTGACTCAATGAGCAGCATGTCGGCTTTGGAATTTCTAGACCTTTCTCATAACAATGTTTCAGGATTAATTCCAAAGTCATTGGAGAAGCTTCAAAATCTTAAGTATTTTGATGtttctttcaacaagttggttGGTGAAATCCCCTCGGGCGGTCCGTTCAAGAACCTCTCCAGTCAGTCTTTCATGTTCAATGAAGCATTTTGTGGTTCTCCGAGATTTCGTGTTCTGCCATGCCCCACTAATACTGCAAAGCATAGATCCAAGAGGAAAAAAGTACTTGTTCTAATTCTACTGATCGGAATTCCACTTGTTGTATTAATGCCTATCGCGTTTGTGCTTGTATGGATAAGGTACATAAGAGGCAAAAAACTTGATCCTCAGCAAACAGCTGAATCATCGTATGACGTCTCAACAAGAGAACGAATTTCATACTATGAATTGCTCCAAGCAACTGATTCGCTCAACGAGAGCAATTTGATTGGTTCTGGGAGCTTCAGCTCTGTTTACAAAGGCATCCTCAGAGATGGGACTCCTATTGCAGCTAAAGTGTTCAATCTGCAATTGCAAGCAGCATTTAGGAATTTTGATACAGAATGCCAAGTTTTGCGCAACATTCTCCATAGGAATCTCACCAAAGTCATCACTAGTTGTTCCAACCATGAATTTAAGGCTTTGATACTTGAGTACATGCCTAACGGGAGCCTGGATAAGTGGTTGTATTCGCACAACTACTTCTTAGACATCAAGCATAGACTAGGTATAATGATAGATGTGGCATGTGCCTTGGAATATCTCCACCATGGCTGCTCATTGCCCGTGATTCACTGTGATTTGAAGCCTAGTAACATCTTGTTGGATGAGGACATGGTTGCCCACCTAAGTGACTTTGGCATTTCAAAACTGCTTTCTGACGATGAGAGTGCTTCATTCACAAAAACTTTAGCTACATTAGGTTATATTGCACCAGGTAAGCAATCTGTTAATTGCTTTTGAATATTTCTCTTTCCCACCGGTAAATGCTGAATTTAAAAATTGACTGATTACAGAGTATGGACTAGAGGGATTGGTGTCAACAAAAGGCGATGTTTATAGTTATGGAATCATGTTAATGGAAACATTTACAAGGACAAAGCCTAATGATGAAATGTTTGATGAAGATCTTAGCTTGAAGCAATGGGTGAGCAACTCATTCTCACATGCAGTAATGGAAATTGTCGATGCCAACTTAATAAAGCCACAGGATAATCACTTAATGAAAAAGTTAGACTGTGTGGTTTCCATCATGAAAGTGGCAATAGATTGTTGTGTTAAATCTCCTAAAGGAAGGATTGACATGAAAGATGTTGTAGCGAGGTTAAACACGATCAAGACTCAACTTCTTGCATGTTGAGCAAATTCTTATAAGAATCTTCTCTTCCAAATCATCTCGTGTGTAACAAATGTTTGCAATAATATTTAGCCTCAAATAGGCTATAGTTTGGTTTGATTCATAACATCTATTTGTAGGCAAGGCGGGacttttccttttgttaaatctATTTGCCCAGTTCTTTTAATAAATCTGCTACAGTTAGGATCTTGATTGGGACTGAGGCATAgtaattgttgttattgttgttgttgttgttgttgttgtaattataATTAGGATATTGATTAGCTTCGATTTTTGTGTCAAATCTCCATAAGGAAGGATTGACATGAAAGATGTCATAGGAGATTAAAGAAGATCAAGATGCAACTTAAACTTATTGCATCTTGAGCAAGTACTTAAAATTCTTTCATAACATAGAGAATTGAGGGTATACTTCTCCCCTCTTAACTTGACGTCTAAGTTGAGCAACACTACTGGAAGTACGCGAAATTCCGACGGCCAATCTAGGTTGAGCAACAATATTGGAATTACACGAAATTCTTACGGTCATATCTGCCGAAAAGTCATCAGAAGAGTATATGAATTATCGGCGGGAAAGAGACCATCAGAAATACATGCATCGCAAAACTTTTTAGACGGCAAACCATCAAATTTTACGACAGATATTTCTAACAGCTAGGAGGTCACTCCCAATTATGCCCTACTATCACTGCAATCTAACAAGTCGATACTAATAATTCAGAATTTCAGGAAAGGAAACTTCACACAATGAGAGAATTCACATCAGAAAATACACCAAACCTCACCCCCATCTTAGAGTATTGTACCTTCTTATGAAAGTTTACAAAAAATCATGCACAAAATTCACCTACTCGAAGTtcaatttttcagatttcaaagcACGAAAAAAAAAGTTCAGTTGTTAAGATTCTTTTAAGGCTCAGTACAACTGATCTCAATTACACTCAAACTGTATCATGATTCCCCATTTAACAATGTAAACAAATAGATCTCAACCATACTGATTCAGAATTCCACTAAAAGATCATTCACACAGCAAAGGGACTCATTTAGGCAATTGAGCAAACATCTTATGGGAAATAAGTTTGCCTGATTATTTTCCTTCTAATATGCATAGATGTTGTGATTAGGAAAAATATTCACTTCATAAATTTTGTAATACAGAGAAGAGTTCGGGGATTTCATACCTGACGTTGTGCGATTTGAGGATTAGAGAGGAGATTGCGGCTGTTTTCCTTCAAATCCAACCAACTAACTTTCAATTTGATGAATGTGAGATTGTTTTCCAATGACTAGATGGTGGAATTCAGTTAACAGATTTAAAGGTTGTTTCCCGACAGGAGTGAtttaaataagaaataaaatagcATGTTTTACAACACTCAACTCCGAAGAGGCTCCAAAAGTAGAGTACTacaattttttaaattatatttctaGTAAGAATAGAGTACATGAAATAAAGCTTTATAAAGTAAACATAAGCAAAATACataaactgatatattattcaaactttaaacttatgtacataatgaactgaaatctcttttatttatagaagaaaggaagttgttgtgtaagttgCTTCTGCAAGCTGATGTGTAAGTTGCTATTATactagatatagataatcttcaaccgggataatatttatccataacggagtattgaaaggataagctcattggactagatatagataatcttctaccggaggtgatatttatccataacggagtaccgaaaggataagtttCTTTTAGGAggcttattttcaatagagtactaaatagataaacatatttacggcggagtctcatatagataagtttattcaggaagcttatttacaacggagtactaaatgaacatccataatataatatatttataacactcctccTATGATGTTtatttaaaagataatgtgcctcattaaaacttTATTATGAAAAACTCCgtggaaaaaaatcctagtgaaggaaaaagagtacacatatttagtaatatgcataactagttgtctcattaaaaaccttataagaaaaaccctgtgggaaaaccttagtaagaaaaaaaaaagagtatagcacgtattttactccccctcataaaaatcttgtttcaaatatttgagtctctgcattccaatcttgtataccatcttctcaaaagttgaagttggcaaataTTTAGTGAATAAATTTGTCGGATTgttacttgaacggatttgttgcacatcatgATGTCATCattttttctgaagatcatgtgtggaataatttggtgaaatgtgtttcgttctatctccttttataaactctccctttaattgggctatgcatgcatcattgtcttcgtataaaattgtggatcatttatcacattccaaaccacatttttcttgaataaattgaatcattgatctcaaccatacgcattccctacttgcttcatgaatagccatTATCTCatcatgatttgaagaagtagcaacaatagatttcTTTGTAGAGCGTCATggtatgacagtacctccacatgtaaatacgtacccgatttgagattgagctttatgtggatcagataaataacttgcatttgcataaccaacaagctctgcactacctttgttagaataaaataaacacataTCAAGTGTTCCCTTTAGATATtccaatatatgcttaatcccgttacAATGTCTCTGTGTAGGAGAatagctatatcttgctagtaaattaacataaaatgctatgtcaggccttgtagcattagcgagatacataagtgcaccaaattgcactaagataaggtatttcgggaccaaggagttcttcatcctcttctagaggtcagaacaaatccttattcacttcaagtgatcgaacaaccattggtgtactcaattggtgcgctttgtccatataaaagcgttttaagtccctttctgtataggcagattgatgggtaaagatctcgtctgctaaatgttcaatttgcagaccaagataaagttttgtctttccaagatctttcatctcaaattctttcttaagatattcaattgccttttggagctcttctggagttacaacaagatttatgtcatcaacataaacagcaagtataacaaattttgatgccattttctttataaaaatacatggacaaataacatcatttatgtaaccctctttcagcaaatattcactaaggcgattataccatatACGCCCAGCAAGTATAATCTGATTGAATATATTTCtcgagattttgaatttgcttcaggcattttaaatcctttggagattttcatataaatttcatcaTCAAGTGAATTGTAGAGATAagttgtaactacatccattagatgtatttcaagcttttcatgtagtgttaaattgatgagatatcgaaatgttatggcatccataacaggtgattatgtttcatcaaaatcgactccaggtcgttgtgagactCCTTGTGCAACTAGGCGAGCTTTGAatctttcaatttcatttttatcattcctttttcgcacaaaaacctatttatgaccaactggttttataccagcaggaatttggactactggtccaaagacctctcttttagcaagtgcgtccaattctgattgaattgtcTCTTGCCATTAGGgttgttcaaaaccgaaccgaaactgTTAACCGAACCGAACTGATagcttattggtatcggattattGGGGTAATGGATGGGGAAcagattgagattttataattaacggcttaacggtttgggggcggattactcaattttcttatgggtaaaccgttaacccgttaataatttttatatttatacttttacccctatgtatataaagtacCATTGTTATTTGTCTTTCCTTCATATCGTTATTTgtatattactattatttttccAACTTCTTGATTCAATTACAGGTGGTTGCCCAGTTTTATATGAATATTGATTTTCCCCACATATTGTACCTTTGTCTATTTGCATATTATAGAATCGAATTACAGCTTCTAGCTAAGTTAAGCGTCAGAGCTTTGAGGGCGAAATCCGAAGCTTTTGCCTTTTGATTGATTATGAACGAATATCCTTTTGGAAGTTTGACTAATTACTGAATGAATGTGCTTTTCTGGTTTTACAAATTTGGTTAATATGTGTAATGACAGTATGTGTAGCCttggtattgattgaatgatTGTTCAAAAAATAATTGGTTTAGTCGATAAGCCGCCTGATAACTGCCCGATAATTATTAATCTCATACCAATCCGCCagttgtcttattggatggctagcggtttactacatttataatcCGAGAACCGTTAAGCTGAACCGTTAAGTATAATTATCAGTTCGATCTGCCCGATAAGCACCCCtacttgccattttggccaatcagatctttgttgatattcttcgacagatcggggttcaagatcctcactatcttgcataatgttaagtgcaatattatatgcaaaaatattatccaccactatttcagatcgatttaaattaatccattcactagtagaacttattaaaagtttctCACTCACTTGAAtttcgggttcattgatttcttcaggaatctgagaactaatcagatcttgggtctctttaggggatcccttcatagtatcgttttgatcattgtCGATTTTccttttcgaggatttcgatccttagaacccaaaggcataccacgcttcaggcgtgctttaggttcactatcgCTCATtctagtagatggtcctgctgggacatcaattcggatatgCACATTCTCTGCAGGAATATGTGACTTATTTATCCTTTTCACATCAGTAAACGCGTATGGCATTTGATTTATTATATTTTGTAAATGGATGATATTCtcgacctcctgattacatataggggtacatggatcaaaatgagataatgatgaaacttttcacataatttctcttttgatttcctttttctctccctcctaattgtggaaaatttgtttcatcaaaccgacaatctacaaatcgagcagtaaataaatctcccgtcaatggttcaagatagcgaataatagagggtaattcaaacccaatatatattcctaaccttttctgcgggcccatcttactgcgttgtggtggtgctactggcacatatacaacacatccaaaaattcgtagatgggcaatatttggttcatgaccaaaaattaattgtgacggagaatatttattataatgtgtcggtctgagacggataagtaatgttgcatgcaagatagcatggctccaaacagtagtgggcaaatttgttttcataagtagtggtcttgctatcaattgtaggcgtttaataaatgaatctgcaaggtcattttgagtatgaacataagctacaggatgttcaacttttatcccaactgatatacagtaatcatcaaaagcttgagatgagaattctccagtattatcaaggcgaataacctttataggataatctgagaattgtgcccttaatcgaattatttgggctaatagctttgcaaacgtcaggttgcgagatgatagtaggcacacatgagaccatcttgaagatgcatctattaggaccataaaatatctaaacaacccacttggtgggtgaataggtccacatatatccacATGAATACGTTCTAAAAAAGCAggggattcaatgccaaccttcattggtgatggtctagtgatcattttgctttgataacaagcatcacaagaaaattcattatttgtaaaaatcttcaggttctttaatggatgcccactcgaattttcagtaattcgtctcatcattattgatccatgaTGGCCCAAATGGATATGtcaaagcacaaaaatatttgaatcagtaaacttctgatttacgatagagtgtgtttcaattgtactaatctttgaatagtataagccagaagataaagttggtaacttttctacaatgcacttctggcctgaaacattctttgtaatacaaagatattccatattcattttatctgtcgtctcaacatgatacccattttggcggatatctataaaactcaacaagtttcttcgagatttggaggagaataatgcattatCTATTATAAGTTGGGTTCCCTTAGACATAAATATAGTGGCTCTTctggagccttcaatcaaacttatattaccagaaatatttgaaacatttgctttttccttatacAAATATGAAAAGTATTTCtaatctttgaatatggcatgagttgttcctcTATCAATTatacaaatatcttcatgattggtctttgatccaaatataatttgaggattatccatatttttcaaaatgacataaacaacataaatatgatagtaaacatcattatcaaagcataacttttgtTAATGTATAACAATTACATAactatactatctactacaaataataaaaattaaaatatttacatttctacagattcatcaccgatcacatgacttgtttctccttccgggagtgcaaagtaatcagctacatccaaatgcatgaagtctaaattatcttcagaaataaaattttctttaaaaattttctgtcttcttcagggaggcttgatacagctcaaTCAGGTATTtaggcgtacgacaggtacgtgaccaatgccctttttcctccacatctatagcttgcattttctgcatttgttgcTTGCActgcttcatgcttttgttccttccttttccactgctggtgtgaggagggttctttggtgcattattattaccatgactAGAGTTTCTTCTAtgaccacgaccatgaccacgactggggccatgTCTTCTTTCTCGCTTAGCTCGATGGAAGTTTGTCTTATTtaattcagggaatggacaagaaccagttggtcggtttttatggtttttcattaatagcccattatgttgctcgactacaagaagatgtgagataagttcagaatactttttgaatcccatctctcgatattgctgctgcaggagcatattcgattCATGAAAAcgggtgaaagttttctccaatatatcatgatcagtaatatttttaccacataatttcaattggaaaataattctaaacatagcagaattatactcactgatagatttaaaattgtgtagccttagatgagtctaATCATAATGtgcatgtggaagaacgaccatcttcaagTGGTTATATCTATCTTTTAAATTATTCCAcaatatgactggatctttaatagtgataTATTCCATTTTCAAGCCTTTATCAATGTGAtagcgtaggaatatcattgctttggcacggtttTGGTTTGAtacttgatttttgtccttgatggtATCTGCTAGACCCAtcacatcaagatgaatttcagcatcaagcacccaagacatgtagtttttgcccgatatatccagggctacaaattcaagtttataaagatttgacattatttagaaaaataaagttcgtacctctaatactttcaaagtatttgttCAAGATGGAAGAGTCTCGTGCtaataacgtgttatgaaataaaggttgtaaagtaaagataagtatagagagaaagtgatatattattcaaacttcaaatttatgtacataatgaactgaaatctcctctatttatagaagaaaggaacaAGTTGCTGTGTAatctgcttgtaagctgctactgcaccagctatagataatcttctaccggggataatatttatccataacggagtaccgaaaggataaactCGTTGttccagatatagataatcttctactgggggtgatgtttatccataacggagtaccaaaaggataagtttcttcaggaggcttatttccaatagagtactaaattgATTaatatatttacggcggagtctcatatagataagcttcttcaggaagtttatttacaacggagtactaaatgaacatctataatataatatatttataacaatacagattttatcattttaacacAGGACGCAGAATTTTTTTTAAGGATTTATAATTTATTCTTAAATCATTTCTCGACAGATAATATAATCAAACTTTAATAAGAAACGATCAATGTATTTGTGTCGGTAACTTTTGCTctaataatatatttatattaaaaatttattaaataacacaaatattaaatttaaaaatcagTTATTAGTATTTAAAGTCATTGTTGTAAAATCAAGAACTCATAACGTTAAAATTCTGACTTCACCACTACTACAAAGTACAATCTACCAAAACTGTGGGCACGAGAGCACAGGACATAAGAGGCTCTTCAATCTAACGTGAAAAAATTCATTGTTATCGGCAGCAGAATAAATAGTATCACTTCCTACATGTGAGCTAGGATTTttattaa
This DNA window, taken from Nicotiana tabacum cultivar K326 chromosome 15, ASM71507v2, whole genome shotgun sequence, encodes the following:
- the LOC107794844 gene encoding uncharacterized protein LOC107794844 yields the protein MEKAFTSFLLFFHLVVASLAMSHTNITTDQLALLSLKSQIIADPFHLLYESWSPATPISDWIGVTCGPRHHRVKSLNISNMALTGRIPPNFGNLTFLVSLDLGSNNFYGNLPQEMARLHRLRFVRLGFNNFSGEVPSWFGVLHQLQVLTLRNNSFSGSIPSLFSNISTLQTLDLTCNSLEGHIPEEIGNIENLRFLSLGGNKFTGSIPLSLSNASMLMTLELSQNFLEGNIPEEIGRLQTLKILSIESNQLTGSIPFSIFNISGIEVIAFTKNTLSGNLPAAMCDYIPMLEKLYLSKNELRGHMPLSLPNCSNLQLLSLSYNKFDGPIHSEIGILNNLVILGLETNHISGRIPVSTFNISSLQVLVLAHNNLIGSFPREVGNLTKLQILDLADNMLTGEIPKEVSNLIELFDLSFNKFTGSIPMEIFNISGMREIQLIFNNLTGTLPLDIGSTLPNIEVLRLSNLNLSGTIPHSLSNCSKLTSLDLSFNRLTGLIPNSLGLLTRIQSLGLDVNNLMSDTRLSFLTSLSNCRDLKFLFLSSNPLYGVLPASLGNLSVTSLLRFRATDCRIKGELPKGIGNLSSLLELDLSENGLAGSIPTTISNLRFLQSCKLSHNKLSGFTQIDLCKLQNLGYLHLTQNQLSGSLPNCIGNLTSLQELFLGSNKYRSDIPASIGNLINLLKLDLSSNNLGGSLPPEIGNLKAVIYIDLSMNTLSNGIPGGIGSLQNLIHLSLRDNKLQGSIPDSMSSMSALEFLDLSHNNVSGLIPKSLEKLQNLKYFDVSFNKLVGEIPSGGPFKNLSSQSFMFNEAFCGSPRFRVLPCPTNTAKHRSKRKKVLVLILLIGIPLVVLMPIAFVLVWIRYIRGKKLDPQQTAESSYDVSTRERISYYELLQATDSLNESNLIGSGSFSSVYKGILRDGTPIAAKVFNLQLQAAFRNFDTECQVLRNILHRNLTKVITSCSNHEFKALILEYMPNGSLDKWLYSHNYFLDIKHRLGIMIDVACALEYLHHGCSLPVIHCDLKPSNILLDEDMVAHLSDFGISKLLSDDESASFTKTLATLGYIAPEYGLEGLVSTKGDVYSYGIMLMETFTRTKPNDEMFDEDLSLKQWVSNSFSHAVMEIVDANLIKPQDNHLMKKLDCVVSIMKVAIDCCVKSPKGRIDMKDVVARLNTIKTQLLAC